The following proteins are encoded in a genomic region of Glycine max cultivar Williams 82 chromosome 18, Glycine_max_v4.0, whole genome shotgun sequence:
- the LOC100810869 gene encoding RING-H2 finger protein ATL33, which translates to MTLLILILLIIIIPSPSFSVTMQNSPTVLAVPPPRPATQINVIPIPPSFDGAPNSVFPSTFLPFPPPPPFAGPPSSVDLSPLEFLLALLAVVTIPALIYTFIFAFGCPSRRRRREPSYGEPSVASEVSHHQEFEIAAVADTEVKYRKEAHAKEIGGECPVCLSVFANGEEVRQLSACKHSFHASCIDLWLSNHSNCPICRATIAVTTTKTGDGDSHLSHREPDATNLV; encoded by the coding sequence ATgacattattaatattaatattattaataattataatcccTTCACCCTCTTTCTCTGTCACAATGCAAAACTCACCCACCGTCCTCGCTGTTCCGCCGCCGCGCCCCGCCACTCAAATAAACGTCATCCCCATCCCACCGTCCTTCGACGGAGCTCCAAACTCCGTCTTCCCGAGCACCTTCCTACCCTtcccgccgccgccgccgttCGCCGGACCTCCCAGCTCCGTCGATCTCTCCCCTCTCGAATTCCTCCTCGCGCTCCTCGCCGTCGTCACCATCCCGGCCCTAATTTACACTTTCATCTTCGCCTTCGGCTGCCCGTCGCGCCGCCGCCGCCGGGAACCCTCCTACGGCGAGCCCTCCGTAGCGTCGGAGGTGTCCCACCACCAGGAATTCGAAATCGCCGCCGTCGCCGACACCGAAGTGAAGTACCGGAAGGAGGCGCACGCGAAGGAAATCGGCGGCGAGTGCCCGGTGTGTTTGTCGGTGTTCGCCAACGGCGAAGAAGTCCGGCAGCTGAGCGCGTGCAAACACTCGTTCCACGCTTCTTGCATTGACTTGTGGCTCAGCAACCACTCCAATTGCCCGATTTGTCGTGCTACCATCGCCGTCACCACCACCAAAACCGGAGACGGTGACTCGCACCTGAGTCACCGTGAGCCCGATGCGAcaaatttggtttga